A portion of the Acidobacteriota bacterium genome contains these proteins:
- a CDS encoding HigA family addiction module antidote protein: protein MARRKHTPIHPGEILLEEFLTPLGISQYRLAKDVTVPARRINEIVLGKRSIT, encoded by the coding sequence ATGGCGAGACGAAAGCACACCCCGATCCATCCGGGGGAGATCCTGCTCGAGGAGTTTCTGACGCCGCTGGGCATTTCGCAGTACCGGCTGGCGAAGGACGTCACGGTGCCGGCGCGAAGGATCAACGAGATCGTGCTCGGCAAGCGCTCCATCACGG